In one window of Photorhabdus laumondii subsp. laumondii DNA:
- a CDS encoding bacteriocin immunity protein has product MTWGVSWLAHWIKYQNTASGGDLIFYPEEGIEDNPEGVLKVIYPMDFKMHRGGKGANPREHSELCDRGERVQPAKRQLEG; this is encoded by the coding sequence TTGACATGGGGCGTAAGTTGGCTGGCACATTGGATAAAATATCAGAATACCGCCTCTGGTGGTGATTTAATATTTTATCCTGAGGAAGGCATTGAAGATAACCCAGAAGGTGTTCTTAAAGTTATATACCCTATGGATTTCAAGATGCATCGCGGCGGCAAGGGAGCGAATCCCCGGGAGCATAGCGAACTATGTGACCGGGGTGAGAGAGTGCAGCCAGCAAAGAGGCAACTTGAAGGATAA
- the ycaO gene encoding 30S ribosomal protein S12 methylthiotransferase accessory factor YcaO, whose translation MMQTFIPGKDAALEDSINRFQQKLQHLGFNIEEASWLNPVPHVWSVHIRDRDCPLCFTNGKGASKKAALASALGEYFERLSTNYFFADFYLGEAIANGDFVHYPNEKWFALPDDNSLPAGILDDRLHQFYNPENELCASQLVDLQSGNEERGICSLPFTRQSDHHTVYIPMNIIGNLYVSNGMSAGNTMNEARVQGLSEVFERYVKNRIIAEGISLPEIPQEVMNRYPDVVAAVSKLQDEGFPLYCYDASLSGQFPVICVVLFNPNNGTCFASFGAHPEFGVALERTVTELLQGRSLKDLDVFNAPTFDNEEVAEHTNLETHFIDSSGLISWDLFKQDADYAFADWSFSGTTEEEFATLMAIFKQLDAEVYIADYEHLGVYACRILVPGMSDIYPVEDLHLANNTMGIHLREALLALPDSQWQAEEYLALIEQLDEEGLDDFTRIRELLGIAVGKDNGWSNLRIGELKSMLALAGGDLEQALIWVEWTQDFNTSIFTAERANYYRCLQTLLLLALEANKAPAQYYQAFIKMYGQDAVEAASAAISGEHCFYGLWSVDADLKSLPAHQALLAAYEKLQKAKCDFWNTK comes from the coding sequence ATGATGCAAACCTTTATTCCCGGCAAAGATGCCGCACTGGAAGATTCAATCAACCGTTTTCAGCAAAAACTGCAACATCTTGGTTTTAATATCGAAGAAGCCTCATGGCTGAATCCGGTTCCTCATGTCTGGTCGGTTCATATCCGTGACCGCGATTGTCCTCTCTGTTTTACCAACGGCAAAGGTGCTAGCAAAAAAGCCGCTTTAGCTTCTGCTTTAGGGGAGTATTTTGAACGCCTGTCAACCAACTATTTTTTTGCTGACTTCTATTTAGGCGAAGCTATCGCTAACGGTGATTTTGTCCATTATCCGAATGAAAAATGGTTTGCTTTACCGGACGATAATTCTTTGCCAGCAGGCATTCTGGATGACCGGTTACACCAATTTTATAATCCTGAAAATGAGTTATGCGCCAGTCAGTTAGTCGATTTGCAGTCAGGTAATGAAGAGCGTGGTATCTGCTCACTGCCGTTTACTCGTCAATCTGATCATCATACCGTCTATATTCCGATGAATATTATTGGCAATCTTTATGTTTCCAATGGTATGTCAGCCGGCAACACGATGAATGAAGCCAGAGTTCAGGGATTATCTGAAGTTTTTGAACGCTATGTGAAAAATCGTATTATCGCCGAAGGCATCAGCCTGCCAGAAATTCCCCAGGAAGTGATGAATCGTTATCCCGACGTTGTTGCCGCAGTCAGCAAATTACAAGATGAAGGTTTCCCACTCTATTGTTATGACGCCTCTCTCAGTGGGCAGTTCCCGGTTATTTGCGTCGTGCTGTTTAATCCTAATAACGGGACTTGTTTCGCCTCTTTTGGTGCACATCCTGAATTTGGTGTAGCACTGGAACGTACTGTGACCGAATTATTACAAGGACGCAGTTTGAAAGATCTGGATGTGTTCAATGCGCCGACTTTTGATAATGAAGAAGTGGCAGAACATACTAATCTGGAAACTCACTTTATCGATTCGAGCGGTTTAATCAGTTGGGATTTATTCAAACAAGATGCTGATTATGCGTTCGCTGACTGGAGTTTCAGCGGCACGACCGAAGAAGAATTCGCCACTTTGATGGCTATCTTCAAACAATTGGATGCCGAAGTTTATATTGCTGACTACGAGCACCTTGGTGTTTATGCCTGCCGTATTTTGGTTCCGGGAATGTCTGATATTTATCCTGTGGAAGATTTACATCTTGCTAATAACACGATGGGAATCCATCTGCGGGAAGCTTTATTAGCATTACCGGATAGCCAGTGGCAAGCCGAAGAATATCTGGCGCTGATTGAGCAATTAGATGAAGAAGGTTTGGACGATTTTACCCGTATCCGTGAGTTACTTGGCATTGCGGTAGGTAAAGATAATGGCTGGAGCAATTTACGAATTGGTGAGCTGAAATCCATGTTGGCGCTGGCGGGCGGTGATTTGGAGCAGGCTTTAATTTGGGTAGAATGGACCCAAGATTTTAACACCTCAATCTTTACGGCCGAACGCGCTAATTATTATCGCTGTTTGCAAACACTGCTTTTACTTGCTCTGGAAGCGAATAAAGCGCCTGCACAATATTATCAAGCATTCATAAAAATGTATGGGCAAGATGCTGTTGAAGCAGCATCAGCAGCTATTTCTGGTGAACACTGTTTTTATGGTCTGTGGTCAGTCGATGCAGATTTAAAATCACTGCCCGCTCATCAGGCTTTATTGGCTGCTTATGAGAAGCTGCAAAAAGCAAAATGCGATTTCTGGAACACAAAATAA
- the aroA gene encoding 3-phosphoshikimate 1-carboxyvinyltransferase codes for MQSLMLQPISYINGTINLPGSKSVSNRALLLAAFAKGATCLTNLLDSDDIRHMLNALAALGISYRLSDDRTCCEVDGIGGLITHQGPIELFLGNAGTAMRPLTAALCLGKNDVVLTGEPRMKERPIGHLVDALRQGGAEIDYLEQENYPPLHVKGGFVGGKVMVDGRVSSQFLTALLMAAPLAENDSEIHIQGELVSKPYIDITLALMKSFGITINHDQYQIFHIKGRQQYVSPGHYLVEGDASSASYFLAAAAIKGGTVRVTGIGKNSLQGDTKFANVLEKMGAKIRWGDDFVECERGTLTGIDMDMNEIPDAAMTIATTALFAAGETVIRNIYNWRVKETDRLHAMATELRKVGAEVEEGVDYIRITPPPRLLPAEIGTYNDHRMAMCFSLVALSDTPVTILDPGCTAKTFPDYFNQLERLSQRKS; via the coding sequence ATGCAATCCCTGATGCTACAACCTATTTCCTACATTAACGGAACTATTAACCTGCCAGGGTCAAAAAGTGTTTCTAACCGTGCGCTATTACTGGCGGCTTTCGCCAAAGGTGCTACTTGTTTAACTAACTTGTTGGACAGTGATGATATTCGTCATATGCTCAATGCTTTGGCTGCGTTGGGTATCAGTTATCGTTTATCTGATGATCGTACCTGTTGTGAAGTTGACGGTATTGGTGGATTGATTACCCATCAAGGCCCGATAGAACTGTTTCTGGGTAATGCCGGTACGGCAATGCGCCCCCTAACCGCCGCGTTATGCTTGGGCAAAAATGACGTCGTTCTTACCGGCGAACCTCGGATGAAAGAGCGTCCGATTGGTCATCTGGTGGATGCTTTGCGTCAGGGGGGGGCAGAAATTGATTATCTGGAGCAGGAAAATTATCCGCCGTTACACGTCAAAGGGGGTTTTGTTGGCGGCAAAGTGATGGTAGATGGCCGGGTTTCCAGCCAATTTCTGACCGCATTGCTGATGGCTGCGCCATTGGCGGAAAATGATTCTGAGATTCATATTCAGGGGGAATTGGTTTCCAAACCCTATATTGATATCACTCTGGCATTGATGAAAAGTTTTGGTATTACCATAAATCACGATCAATATCAGATTTTCCACATTAAAGGCCGACAGCAATACGTTTCTCCGGGGCACTATTTGGTTGAAGGTGATGCCTCTTCTGCTTCCTATTTTCTGGCGGCCGCAGCAATTAAAGGTGGCACTGTGCGTGTGACTGGAATTGGTAAAAATAGCCTGCAAGGGGATACCAAATTTGCCAATGTGCTGGAGAAAATGGGGGCGAAAATTCGTTGGGGTGATGACTTTGTTGAATGCGAACGTGGCACTCTCACTGGCATTGATATGGATATGAATGAGATCCCTGATGCTGCTATGACCATTGCAACCACTGCGTTGTTTGCGGCAGGGGAGACCGTCATTCGCAATATATACAACTGGCGGGTAAAAGAGACGGATCGGCTGCATGCGATGGCAACTGAATTGCGTAAAGTCGGTGCAGAGGTGGAAGAGGGGGTTGATTACATTCGCATCACACCGCCACCAAGATTATTACCTGCTGAAATTGGCACCTATAATGATCATCGAATGGCGATGTGTTTCTCGTTGGTGGCGTTGTCCGATACACCGGTTACCATTCTCGATCCAGGTTGTACAGCAAAGACCTTTCCTGATTATTTCAATCAATTGGAGAGATTAAGCCAGCGAAAGTCATAA
- the focA gene encoding formate transporter FocA, with the protein MKADTPFNLLPPAIMTQIANDIGVYKTTKPVAITYLSAITAGIFISIAFVFYITATTGTTSVPYGLAKLVGGICFSLGLMLVVVCGADLFTSTVLTIISKATGRITWYQMMINWINVYFGNLIGALFFVAIIWFAGQYHVADGLWGLNVLQTANHKIHHSFIEALFLGILANLMVCLAVWMSYAGRSLMDKIFVMILPVSMFVASGFEHSIANMFLIPLSIAIKHFAPTEFWINVGATPEQFSQLTISHFITNNLIPVTIGNIIGGAILVGLTYWSIYLRSEQKH; encoded by the coding sequence ATGAAAGCTGACACCCCCTTTAACCTATTACCCCCTGCGATAATGACACAAATCGCCAATGACATTGGTGTTTATAAAACGACTAAACCTGTTGCCATTACCTATCTGTCAGCAATAACTGCCGGGATTTTTATTTCCATTGCATTCGTCTTTTATATTACCGCGACTACAGGAACCACATCTGTCCCTTATGGGCTAGCTAAATTAGTTGGCGGCATCTGTTTTTCCCTTGGATTAATGTTAGTCGTCGTTTGCGGAGCAGATTTATTTACTTCCACTGTGTTAACGATTATTTCCAAAGCCACCGGGCGTATAACCTGGTATCAAATGATGATAAACTGGATTAACGTTTATTTTGGTAATTTGATTGGCGCACTATTTTTCGTCGCCATTATCTGGTTTGCTGGTCAATACCATGTTGCCGATGGATTATGGGGCCTGAATGTCTTGCAAACAGCAAACCATAAAATACACCACTCTTTTATTGAAGCGCTATTTTTAGGCATTCTCGCCAATTTAATGGTTTGTCTCGCTGTTTGGATGAGTTATGCCGGACGTAGTTTAATGGACAAAATATTCGTCATGATTTTGCCAGTAAGTATGTTCGTTGCCAGCGGCTTTGAGCACAGTATTGCGAATATGTTTTTAATCCCACTTAGCATTGCTATTAAGCATTTCGCACCAACTGAATTTTGGATTAACGTGGGAGCAACACCTGAACAATTTTCTCAACTCACCATTTCACACTTTATTACTAACAATTTAATTCCAGTCACTATTGGTAACATTATCGGTGGCGCTATTTTGGTGGGTTTAACTTACTGGTCAATTTATCTGCGTAGTGAGCAAAAACATTAA
- the ansB gene encoding L-asparaginase 2 encodes MKKMKHTALASLLALISGSAFALPNITLLATGGTIAGGGKSAIQSNYVAGRVAIDELVNAVPEIKNIANLKGEQVVSIGSQDMNDQVWLTLAKRINADCDKTDGFVITHGTDTMEETAYFLDLTTHCQKPIVMVGAMRPSTALGADGPLNLYNAVVVAGDTASAKRGVLMAMNDAVISGRTVVKMSTTEVQAFQPVNAGAEGFVHNGKVNYYADAKPRANKAIFDVSKLDKLPKVGIVYNYANASDLPAKALLKDGYQGIVSAGVGNGNMYKAIFDTLALAAKDGVVVVRSSRVPVGYVTQDAEVDDSKHGFVASERLNPQKARVLLQLALTETRNPVKIHEMFVKY; translated from the coding sequence ATGAAAAAGATGAAACACACAGCTTTAGCCAGTTTATTGGCATTAATTAGTGGTTCTGCTTTTGCTTTACCAAATATTACACTTTTGGCGACGGGAGGGACGATCGCGGGTGGCGGGAAGTCTGCAATCCAATCCAACTATGTTGCTGGAAGGGTTGCCATTGATGAATTAGTCAATGCTGTTCCTGAGATCAAAAATATCGCCAACCTAAAAGGTGAACAGGTGGTGAGTATTGGCTCGCAAGATATGAATGATCAGGTGTGGTTAACGCTAGCGAAAAGAATCAACGCTGATTGTGACAAGACCGATGGTTTTGTTATCACCCATGGTACTGACACGATGGAAGAAACCGCTTACTTCCTCGATCTGACTACCCACTGCCAGAAACCCATTGTCATGGTTGGAGCGATGCGTCCATCTACAGCGCTTGGTGCTGATGGCCCGTTAAATCTGTATAACGCTGTGGTCGTTGCCGGTGATACAGCATCAGCCAAACGCGGTGTGTTGATGGCAATGAATGATGCGGTTATCAGTGGGCGCACCGTGGTGAAAATGAGCACCACCGAAGTTCAGGCGTTCCAGCCAGTTAATGCGGGTGCTGAGGGCTTTGTTCATAATGGCAAAGTCAATTATTATGCTGACGCGAAGCCGAGAGCCAATAAGGCTATTTTTGATGTCAGTAAACTCGATAAGCTACCGAAAGTAGGTATTGTTTATAACTATGCCAATGCGTCTGATCTGCCGGCGAAAGCTCTGTTGAAAGATGGTTACCAAGGCATTGTCAGCGCTGGTGTGGGCAACGGTAATATGTACAAGGCGATTTTCGATACTCTGGCCTTGGCGGCTAAAGATGGGGTTGTGGTCGTCAGATCAAGCCGTGTACCGGTGGGATATGTTACTCAGGATGCGGAAGTAGACGATAGCAAACATGGCTTTGTCGCTTCTGAACGTTTGAATCCGCAAAAGGCCAGAGTACTTTTACAATTAGCTCTGACTGAAACACGTAATCCGGTGAAAATTCACGAGATGTTTGTGAAATATTGA
- the cmk gene encoding (d)CMP kinase: MVAIAPVITVDGPSGAGKGTLCQALAEVLGWQLLDSGAIYRVLALAAIHHQVDIQSEDALVPLAANLDVRFVPRKGKLSVMLEGEDVSNEIRTEAVGNTASQAAAFPRVREALLRRQRAFRVAPGLIADGRDMGTVVFSDAPVKIFLDASAEERARRRMLQLQEKGFSVNFECLLSEIQERDYRDRNRAVAPLAPAKDALILDSTSMSIEEVIDKALNYAKKILSIT; encoded by the coding sequence ATGGTGGCGATAGCCCCAGTAATAACTGTTGATGGGCCAAGCGGTGCAGGTAAAGGAACATTATGCCAGGCACTGGCAGAGGTTTTAGGCTGGCAACTGCTTGATTCAGGTGCTATTTATCGAGTGTTGGCACTGGCCGCGATTCATCATCAGGTGGATATCCAGTCTGAAGACGCGTTAGTTCCTCTGGCTGCTAATCTTGATGTGCGTTTTGTCCCTAGAAAAGGGAAGCTCAGTGTGATGCTTGAGGGCGAGGATGTCAGTAATGAGATCCGGACCGAGGCGGTCGGCAATACTGCCTCGCAGGCGGCTGCTTTCCCACGGGTTCGTGAAGCCTTGTTACGGCGTCAGCGTGCTTTTCGGGTTGCACCGGGCTTGATTGCCGATGGCCGTGATATGGGAACCGTGGTGTTTTCTGATGCTCCGGTGAAAATATTTCTTGATGCCAGCGCAGAAGAACGTGCACGCAGACGTATGCTACAGTTGCAGGAAAAAGGCTTTAGTGTTAACTTTGAATGTCTTTTGTCCGAGATACAGGAGCGTGATTACCGCGATCGTAACCGGGCAGTTGCGCCGTTAGCGCCGGCTAAAGATGCATTAATATTGGATTCAACCAGTATGTCTATCGAAGAAGTCATCGACAAGGCGCTAAATTATGCGAAAAAAATTCTCTCAATTACCTGA
- the serC gene encoding 3-phosphoserine/phosphohydroxythreonine transaminase: protein MNQVYNFSSGPAMLPVEVLRRAEQELCNWHGIGTSIMEISHRGKEFIAVAKEAENDLRDLLSVPENYKVLFCHGGARGQFAAIPMNLLGDKVKADYIDGGYWAACAVKEAKKYCTPNVINIKTEINGLKSVKPMREWSLSDDAAYVHYCPNETIDGIAIHEQPDFSDNKIIIADYSSSILSGPLDVSRYGMIYAGAQKNIGPAGITLVIVREDLLGKARKETPSIFDYAVLAENDSMFNTPPTFAWYLSGLVFKWLKEQGGVQEMAKRNRAKAELLYDVIDKSDFYRNQVAPENRSLMNVPFQMVDASLDSKFLAEADAQGLQALKGHRVSGGMRASIYNAMSIEGVQALVDFMADFERRNG, encoded by the coding sequence ATGAATCAGGTATATAATTTCAGTTCAGGTCCCGCTATGTTACCCGTTGAAGTATTGCGTAGAGCTGAACAGGAGCTCTGTAACTGGCATGGTATTGGGACTTCAATTATGGAGATCAGTCACCGGGGTAAGGAATTTATCGCAGTGGCAAAGGAAGCTGAAAATGATCTGCGGGATTTATTATCAGTGCCTGAAAACTATAAAGTATTGTTCTGTCATGGTGGTGCCCGCGGTCAATTTGCCGCTATTCCAATGAACCTATTGGGTGACAAGGTTAAAGCCGATTATATTGATGGCGGTTATTGGGCGGCATGTGCAGTTAAAGAAGCCAAAAAATACTGCACACCGAATGTGATTAATATCAAAACCGAAATTAATGGCTTGAAAAGCGTTAAACCAATGCGTGAATGGTCATTGAGTGATGATGCGGCTTATGTTCATTATTGCCCGAATGAAACTATTGATGGTATCGCTATTCATGAACAGCCGGATTTTAGCGATAATAAAATTATTATTGCTGACTACTCTTCCTCTATTCTTTCCGGGCCATTGGATGTTAGCCGTTACGGTATGATTTATGCGGGAGCGCAGAAAAATATTGGTCCTGCTGGTATCACATTAGTTATTGTGCGTGAAGATTTATTGGGCAAAGCCCGTAAAGAAACCCCGTCCATTTTCGACTATGCTGTTTTGGCAGAGAATGACTCCATGTTCAACACACCGCCAACGTTTGCCTGGTATCTCTCTGGTTTGGTCTTCAAATGGCTGAAAGAGCAAGGTGGAGTACAAGAGATGGCAAAGCGCAACCGAGCTAAGGCTGAACTGCTTTATGATGTGATTGATAAGAGTGATTTTTATCGCAACCAGGTTGCCCCTGAAAATCGTTCTCTGATGAATGTACCGTTCCAGATGGTGGATGCCTCACTGGATAGCAAGTTTCTGGCGGAGGCTGATGCACAAGGGTTGCAGGCACTGAAAGGGCACCGGGTTTCCGGTGGTATGCGTGCTTCTATTTATAATGCGATGTCGATAGAAGGGGTTCAGGCTTTAGTTGATTTTATGGCTGATTTTGAGCGCCGTAACGGCTAA
- a CDS encoding LysE family translocator: MVDVISTLGTFFLLGLGAAAPVGPINIEIMRRHLNISCLHAVVFGLGACFADIIYLLLLGFGILQFFSNTIFMPILGFLGALMVIWFGITSFINKKNEENINIISKPYHRQFFDGVLLTLLNPYNVIFWLSVSAQLNNIASGKYSLAIGAAGTIIGVIVWVAFINTVIFFSRKMLSHRVIKFINYTSGVVLIMLGIYFFSYSITLFNLKFS; encoded by the coding sequence ATGGTTGATGTAATCAGTACATTAGGAACATTTTTTCTTTTAGGATTGGGAGCTGCGGCTCCCGTTGGCCCTATAAATATAGAAATTATGCGTAGACACTTGAATATCAGTTGTCTTCACGCAGTCGTTTTTGGTTTAGGTGCTTGTTTTGCCGATATAATTTATTTATTACTTTTAGGTTTTGGTATATTGCAATTTTTTTCCAATACTATTTTTATGCCTATTTTGGGGTTTTTAGGCGCATTAATGGTCATTTGGTTTGGTATTACCAGCTTCATAAATAAGAAAAATGAGGAAAATATCAATATCATATCCAAACCCTATCATAGGCAATTTTTTGATGGTGTATTGTTGACATTATTAAATCCATACAATGTTATTTTTTGGCTGTCTGTCAGCGCACAACTCAACAATATTGCATCAGGTAAATATAGTTTAGCTATTGGTGCAGCAGGGACAATTATTGGCGTTATTGTTTGGGTTGCCTTTATTAATACTGTGATATTCTTCTCCAGGAAAATGCTCAGTCACCGTGTTATCAAATTTATTAATTACACCAGCGGCGTCGTTCTTATTATGCTTGGAATCTATTTCTTTTCATATTCAATAACACTATTTAATCTGAAATTTTCTTAA
- a CDS encoding GNAT family N-acetyltransferase, whose amino-acid sequence MFDVMQLNEEHDRDSFYSGSEFLDGYFQRQVGQDVRCRVAACFVALHDHRVAGYYTLAAAGIQLANLPTATIKKLPRYPTVPAVRMGRLAVDQAFRNQGLGGALLADAIERTIRAEIASYALLVDAKDDNAVQFYRHHGFIALPDSPFTLFLPLIAVDKKGKK is encoded by the coding sequence ATGTTTGATGTTATGCAACTCAACGAAGAACACGATCGTGATTCGTTCTACAGTGGTTCAGAATTTCTAGATGGTTACTTTCAGAGACAGGTTGGTCAGGATGTTAGGTGCCGCGTAGCAGCTTGTTTTGTTGCGCTTCATGATCACCGTGTAGCGGGATATTATACTCTGGCTGCTGCCGGTATCCAGTTGGCCAACCTCCCGACAGCTACTATTAAGAAATTGCCACGATACCCAACAGTGCCGGCAGTACGGATGGGGAGGTTGGCCGTTGATCAGGCATTTAGAAATCAGGGACTCGGTGGAGCATTGCTAGCTGATGCTATTGAGAGGACCATTCGTGCCGAAATTGCATCTTATGCGCTGCTTGTTGACGCAAAAGATGATAATGCAGTGCAATTTTACCGACATCATGGTTTTATTGCTTTACCCGATTCGCCATTCACATTATTCCTTCCTCTCATCGCTGTAGATAAAAAAGGTAAAAAATAA
- a CDS encoding DUF1778 domain-containing protein — translation MATSTARFEARMNPELHALIKRAAEIQGRTMTDFVVSAAQDAAQRAIEQSEVLRLSLADQQCFAQALLNPPESTPALERAFARHRSLLRSE, via the coding sequence ATGGCTACTTCCACCGCGCGTTTTGAGGCGCGTATGAATCCTGAACTACATGCCCTGATTAAACGGGCCGCTGAAATTCAAGGACGTACTATGACTGATTTTGTTGTGTCTGCTGCACAGGATGCGGCGCAACGCGCAATTGAGCAGTCAGAAGTACTCCGTTTGTCTCTGGCCGATCAGCAATGTTTTGCGCAGGCATTGCTGAATCCACCGGAATCGACTCCGGCGCTTGAACGTGCATTTGCACGGCACCGCTCTTTGTTACGATCAGAATGA
- the rpsA gene encoding 30S ribosomal protein S1, producing MTESFAQLFEESLLSIETRPGAIVRGIVVAIDKDVVLVDAGLKSESAIPVEQFKNVQGELEIQVGDEIDVALDAVEDGFGETVLSREKAKRHEAWLMLEKAYEDAETVTGIINGKVKGGFTVELNGIRAFLPGSLVDVRPVRDTTHLEGKELEFKVIKLDQKRNNVVVSRRAVIESENSAERDQLLENLQEGMEVKGIVKNLTDYGAFVDLGGVDGLLHITDMAWKRVKHPSEIVNVGDEIAVKVLKFDRERTRVSLGLKQLGEDPWVAIAKRYPEGTKLTGRVTNLTDYGCFVEIEEGVEGLVHVSEMDWTNKNIHPSKVVNVGDVVEVMVLDIDEERRRISLGLKQCKANPWQLFAETHNKNDRVEGKIKSITDFGIFIGLDGGIDGLVHLSDISWNVAGEEAVREYKKGDEIAAVVLQVDAERERISLGIKQLAEDPFNNYLSVNKKGAIVTGKVTAVDAKGATVELADGVEGYLRASEASRDRVEDATLVLNVGDAVEAKYTGVDRKNRVINLSVRAKDEADEKDAIASVNKQEDANFANNAMAEAFKAAKGE from the coding sequence ATGACAGAATCTTTTGCTCAACTCTTTGAAGAATCCCTGCTATCTATTGAAACTCGTCCAGGTGCTATCGTTCGCGGCATCGTTGTTGCTATTGATAAAGACGTTGTATTGGTTGATGCAGGTCTGAAATCAGAATCCGCAATTCCTGTAGAACAGTTTAAAAATGTTCAGGGTGAGCTGGAAATCCAGGTCGGTGATGAAATTGATGTTGCGTTAGACGCTGTTGAAGATGGTTTTGGTGAAACTGTTCTGTCTCGTGAGAAAGCAAAACGCCATGAAGCGTGGCTGATGCTGGAAAAAGCTTACGAAGACGCAGAAACAGTTACCGGCATCATCAACGGTAAAGTAAAAGGCGGTTTTACTGTTGAACTGAACGGTATCCGCGCATTCCTGCCTGGTTCTCTGGTTGATGTTCGTCCAGTTCGTGATACAACTCACCTGGAAGGTAAAGAGCTTGAGTTTAAAGTCATCAAACTGGATCAGAAACGCAACAACGTCGTGGTTTCTCGTCGTGCTGTTATTGAATCTGAAAACAGTGCAGAACGTGATCAACTGCTGGAAAACCTGCAAGAAGGTATGGAAGTTAAAGGTATCGTTAAGAACCTGACTGACTACGGCGCATTTGTTGATCTGGGTGGCGTTGATGGCTTGCTGCACATTACTGATATGGCTTGGAAACGTGTTAAACATCCAAGTGAAATCGTCAATGTGGGCGATGAAATCGCAGTTAAGGTACTGAAATTTGACCGTGAGCGTACCCGTGTATCTTTGGGCCTGAAACAACTGGGCGAAGATCCTTGGGTAGCAATCGCTAAGCGTTATCCAGAAGGCACTAAACTGACTGGTCGCGTAACTAACCTGACTGATTACGGCTGCTTCGTAGAGATCGAAGAAGGCGTTGAAGGTCTGGTACACGTTTCAGAAATGGACTGGACCAACAAAAACATCCACCCATCCAAAGTGGTTAACGTTGGTGACGTTGTGGAAGTTATGGTTCTGGATATCGACGAAGAACGTCGTCGTATCTCCCTGGGTCTGAAACAGTGTAAAGCTAACCCTTGGCAGTTATTTGCTGAGACTCACAACAAAAATGACCGCGTTGAAGGTAAGATCAAGTCTATTACTGACTTCGGTATCTTCATTGGTCTGGATGGCGGCATTGATGGCCTGGTTCACCTGTCTGACATCTCCTGGAACGTTGCTGGAGAAGAAGCCGTTCGTGAATACAAAAAAGGCGATGAAATCGCGGCTGTTGTTCTGCAAGTAGATGCAGAGCGTGAGCGTATCTCTCTGGGCATTAAACAACTGGCAGAAGATCCATTCAATAACTACCTGTCCGTGAACAAGAAAGGTGCTATTGTTACTGGTAAAGTTACCGCAGTTGATGCTAAAGGTGCGACAGTAGAACTGGCTGACGGCGTTGAAGGTTACCTGCGTGCATCAGAAGCTTCTCGTGACCGTGTTGAAGATGCAACGCTGGTTCTGAACGTGGGTGATGCAGTTGAAGCTAAATATACTGGAGTTGATCGCAAAAACCGCGTTATCAACTTGTCTGTTCGCGCTAAAGACGAAGCTGACGAAAAAGACGCTATCGCTTCTGTGAACAAACAAGAAGACGCAAACTTTGCAAACAATGCGATGGCTGAAGCTTTCAAAGCAGCGAAAGGCGAATAA
- the ihfB gene encoding integration host factor subunit beta, producing MTKSELIERLAGQQSHISAKTVEDAVKEILDHMAITLADGERIEVRGFGSFSLHYRAPRVGRNPKTGDKVELEGKYVPHFKPGKELRDRVNIYD from the coding sequence ATGACCAAGTCTGAATTAATTGAAAGACTTGCTGGCCAGCAATCTCATATTTCGGCCAAAACCGTTGAAGATGCAGTGAAAGAAATACTCGACCATATGGCAATAACATTGGCAGATGGTGAACGTATAGAGGTGCGCGGATTCGGCAGTTTTTCTCTTCACTACCGTGCTCCGCGCGTAGGTCGTAACCCTAAAACCGGTGATAAAGTGGAGCTGGAAGGTAAATACGTTCCCCATTTTAAACCTGGGAAAGAGTTGCGTGATCGCGTGAATATCTACGATTAA